Proteins from one Terriglobus tenax genomic window:
- a CDS encoding pyrroloquinoline quinone-dependent dehydrogenase codes for MCSTLIRRTAATAGLILAVATAGAQTVDWPYYGGDQGGMKYSALTQVTKQNVSSLKLAWEWKTGEKDLKEYGVKPGVFEVTPLVVEGTMYLVTPYNKVVALDPVTGKEKWSYDPEAYKGGQPPNGTGFVHRGLAVRKDTTTGKLSIYLNTRSTLLALDAATGKLIPSFGKDGKVNLLEGLRWEVDPKRYTNTSPPVVYKNLVIVGNGVGDRLMYKNDPPGDVRAYDATTGKQIWSFHTVPWTGEAGAETWKDNANEYTGHTNVWAPMTLDDKRGLLYMPVSTPSNDFYGARRKGMGWFADSLVCLDAATGKRKWHYQLVHHGLWDYDPPSPPSLITITVNGKKIDAVTEPTKQGFLYTFDRVTGKPVWPILEKPVEQSTIKGEESWPTQPFPTLPEPFAPQGVSLDDAFDLSPQLHEEAVARLKTMKLGPLYTPPSYEGTMMRPGILGGANWGGAAFDPQSGILYIKANNMAAVAKLGVFDHTGPRAKEVDSDYVTEGRTNGLFHDGLPILKGPYGMVTAINMNTGKKVWQVPFGDDAEMRANPALKGLKLPEKLGAVGTMGAVATKTGLVFVGGGDAAFHALDGKDGKDLWTYDTKVRTGGTPMIYMINGRQYIAIAVGSGDTASLMVFTL; via the coding sequence ATGTGTTCCACCCTTATCAGAAGAACAGCCGCCACCGCCGGCCTGATCCTCGCCGTGGCCACCGCCGGCGCGCAGACGGTTGACTGGCCTTATTATGGCGGCGACCAGGGAGGCATGAAGTACTCTGCCCTGACACAGGTCACCAAGCAGAACGTCAGCTCGTTGAAGCTGGCATGGGAGTGGAAGACCGGGGAGAAGGACCTGAAAGAGTACGGCGTCAAACCCGGCGTCTTCGAGGTAACGCCGCTCGTTGTGGAAGGTACGATGTACCTGGTCACACCCTACAACAAGGTTGTTGCCCTGGACCCGGTCACAGGTAAAGAGAAATGGAGCTATGACCCTGAAGCCTACAAGGGCGGGCAGCCGCCGAACGGTACAGGCTTTGTGCATCGCGGCCTTGCCGTGCGCAAGGATACAACGACGGGCAAACTCTCCATCTACCTGAACACACGCTCGACGTTGCTTGCGCTTGATGCCGCAACCGGCAAACTGATTCCCTCTTTCGGCAAGGACGGCAAGGTCAATCTTCTGGAAGGTCTTCGCTGGGAGGTCGATCCCAAGCGCTATACCAACACCTCGCCACCTGTTGTCTATAAGAACCTTGTCATCGTAGGCAATGGTGTCGGCGATCGTTTGATGTACAAGAATGACCCGCCGGGAGATGTGCGTGCCTATGACGCCACCACAGGTAAGCAGATATGGTCGTTCCACACTGTGCCATGGACCGGGGAAGCTGGCGCCGAAACATGGAAAGACAACGCCAACGAATACACCGGCCATACCAACGTATGGGCCCCGATGACGCTGGACGACAAACGTGGGCTGCTCTATATGCCCGTAAGCACGCCGAGCAATGACTTCTACGGAGCCCGCCGCAAGGGCATGGGCTGGTTTGCAGACTCGCTGGTCTGCCTGGACGCCGCCACCGGCAAGCGCAAGTGGCACTATCAGCTTGTTCACCATGGCCTGTGGGACTACGATCCGCCATCGCCGCCCAGCCTGATCACCATCACCGTCAATGGCAAGAAGATCGATGCCGTCACAGAGCCCACCAAGCAGGGTTTCCTGTACACCTTCGATCGCGTAACCGGCAAGCCGGTATGGCCCATCCTCGAAAAGCCCGTGGAGCAGTCCACCATCAAGGGCGAAGAGTCGTGGCCGACTCAGCCTTTCCCCACTCTGCCGGAACCGTTTGCGCCGCAGGGCGTATCGCTCGACGATGCCTTCGATCTGAGCCCGCAGCTTCATGAAGAGGCCGTGGCCCGCCTGAAGACCATGAAGCTTGGACCACTCTACACGCCGCCGTCGTATGAGGGCACCATGATGCGGCCCGGCATTCTGGGTGGAGCGAACTGGGGTGGAGCCGCCTTCGACCCGCAGAGCGGCATACTCTACATCAAGGCCAATAACATGGCCGCCGTCGCCAAGCTCGGTGTCTTTGACCACACAGGCCCACGCGCCAAGGAAGTTGATTCCGACTACGTGACCGAGGGCCGCACCAACGGTCTCTTCCACGATGGCCTCCCCATTCTGAAGGGGCCTTACGGCATGGTCACCGCCATTAACATGAACACCGGCAAGAAGGTGTGGCAGGTTCCCTTTGGCGACGATGCCGAGATGCGCGCCAATCCCGCGCTGAAAGGTCTGAAGCTTCCGGAGAAGCTGGGAGCGGTTGGAACCATGGGTGCCGTTGCCACGAAGACCGGTCTTGTCTTTGTGGGTGGCGGCGATGCGGCCTTCCACGCGCTGGATGGAAAAGACGGCAAAGACCTGTGGACCTATGACACCAAGGTCCGCACCGGCGGCACGCCCATGATCTACATGATCAACGGCAGGCAGTACATTGCGATCGCGGTCGGCTCCGGAGATACCGCGAGCCTGATGGTATTCACGCTTTAG
- a CDS encoding TonB-dependent receptor, translating into MPHLSRFFSGLCRRPVVRSILLFAVGILAAASAHAQVGANLSGTVKDTTGAVIAGASVTITNLATSESRVLTSGTQGEYRAVNLPPAQYSVTAQAAGFGTTKKTVELLVGSELTTDIDLGTAGTSEVVSVEAGGADILIETTKSQPSSIIDNRQLAALPVLNRSFLAIAQTMPGVAPVAAMAVTQKFAVSKFGGVADQRNGYTTIIDGTPLDDSTWGAPIINISQDAIQEFKVFQHQFDAQYGKAMNAVVNVVTLAGGEKYHGTTYYFGRDASVNAVNALATSMPPYKLLRTGATTGGPVPKIDRTHFFGSFEYVRINTAQVTALPASNPYASQLNGNYPYTQWESIADVKVDHTFSDKHTAYGRYAYDHQFLPNGGPQNSASNTTDNSIAHSLVLEDNYILSPRMVNTARYAYLNHNLFSTPGNNNLNIVRPGYTFGQNNTLPQYFPRTNHTLSDTLFLSNAKHQLKLGAELTKVYSTYESHYYETGQFTFTTEAPFDANNSATWPTVFTMQTPGEYFYRQLQYTGFVQDDYKVLPRLTLNLGLRYDFNSNLRNNKFYNNLLINPFFAGVNNFISPSRGTDWVGGLQPRIGFAYDVDGRGKLVIRGGFGIYYTRMRPYWALQDQTQTLGAAVRITNPQQLRNYPNVTAVLGGQSLQDYVNSGGARAANTLANDFSLPSSMNFSAGIGWQIDSRSSLNLNFVHDHSTKEIATRDLNLPASGVITQLAGAVPTGGVVSRPVPRFTTFGSVYNNGQSRYDALELQYRTRPKFLDTAVISYTYSRSIIDALTYYSQYVGTMRTPQNYSYNPTDTPNNLSVSLASKEFLKGFRVSTIFRGLSGSPFSTQAGIDLDGDGIPNNDRPLGLPQYVGRGDVTGQLALINAFRANPCRYLYYSTSSCTIAAYGGGTIRRDQLVPDATLTWDARITKAFHFGDHYLVEGFFEGYNLGNHPTRYGQNANMNSTAYMQPTSALPARQLQWGARVRY; encoded by the coding sequence ATGCCGCATTTGTCCCGCTTCTTTTCAGGCTTGTGCAGACGCCCCGTCGTCCGGTCGATACTTCTTTTTGCGGTTGGTATTCTTGCCGCCGCAAGCGCCCATGCGCAGGTTGGCGCAAATCTATCCGGAACAGTGAAGGACACAACAGGAGCCGTCATCGCCGGTGCCTCCGTGACCATCACCAACCTCGCGACCAGTGAATCCCGCGTGCTGACCAGCGGAACGCAGGGCGAGTATCGCGCCGTTAATCTGCCGCCCGCACAGTACAGCGTGACGGCCCAGGCCGCAGGCTTTGGCACGACCAAGAAGACGGTCGAGTTGCTTGTCGGCTCAGAGTTGACGACCGATATCGACCTGGGAACAGCCGGAACCTCCGAGGTTGTTTCGGTTGAGGCCGGTGGCGCCGATATTTTGATTGAAACCACCAAGTCGCAGCCCTCCTCCATTATTGACAACCGCCAACTTGCGGCGCTGCCAGTACTGAACCGCAGCTTCCTTGCCATTGCGCAGACGATGCCGGGTGTAGCGCCTGTAGCCGCCATGGCCGTGACACAGAAGTTTGCCGTGTCGAAGTTCGGCGGTGTTGCTGACCAGCGCAACGGCTATACGACCATCATCGACGGAACTCCGCTGGACGACTCGACCTGGGGCGCTCCGATTATCAACATCTCGCAGGATGCGATCCAGGAATTCAAGGTCTTCCAGCACCAGTTCGATGCGCAATACGGTAAGGCCATGAATGCGGTGGTCAACGTGGTTACCCTTGCCGGTGGCGAGAAGTATCACGGCACGACGTACTACTTTGGCCGCGATGCCTCCGTCAATGCCGTCAATGCACTGGCCACGTCGATGCCTCCGTACAAGCTTCTCCGTACAGGCGCCACAACGGGCGGCCCTGTTCCCAAGATCGATCGCACGCACTTCTTCGGAAGCTTTGAATATGTGCGTATCAATACCGCTCAGGTAACCGCTCTTCCCGCGAGTAACCCCTACGCATCCCAGCTGAATGGCAACTATCCCTACACGCAATGGGAGTCGATTGCGGATGTGAAGGTGGATCACACCTTTTCTGACAAGCACACGGCGTATGGCCGCTATGCCTACGATCACCAGTTCCTGCCGAACGGCGGACCGCAGAACTCGGCCAGCAATACGACCGACAACAGCATTGCGCACAGCCTTGTGCTGGAAGATAACTACATCCTTTCGCCCCGGATGGTGAACACGGCTCGTTACGCCTACCTGAATCACAATCTGTTCTCGACGCCTGGGAACAACAACCTGAATATCGTGCGTCCGGGTTACACCTTTGGACAGAACAACACGCTGCCGCAGTACTTCCCGCGCACGAACCATACGCTCAGCGATACGTTGTTTCTCTCCAACGCCAAGCATCAGTTGAAGCTGGGTGCGGAGCTAACGAAGGTGTATTCCACCTACGAATCGCACTATTACGAAACGGGCCAGTTCACCTTCACGACGGAAGCGCCCTTTGATGCGAACAACTCGGCCACCTGGCCGACGGTCTTCACCATGCAGACCCCGGGTGAGTATTTCTATCGCCAGCTGCAATACACCGGCTTTGTGCAGGACGATTACAAGGTCCTTCCGCGCCTGACGCTCAACCTGGGCCTTCGTTATGACTTCAACTCGAACCTGCGGAACAACAAGTTCTACAACAACCTGCTGATCAATCCCTTCTTTGCCGGTGTGAATAACTTCATCTCCCCGAGCCGCGGTACGGACTGGGTGGGTGGACTGCAGCCCCGCATTGGTTTTGCGTATGACGTGGATGGCCGTGGCAAGCTGGTCATCCGTGGCGGCTTCGGCATCTACTACACGCGCATGCGTCCTTACTGGGCGCTGCAGGACCAGACGCAGACCCTGGGTGCGGCCGTCCGTATTACTAATCCTCAGCAGTTGAGAAACTATCCGAATGTCACCGCCGTTCTTGGTGGTCAGTCGCTGCAGGATTACGTCAACTCGGGCGGAGCTCGTGCAGCCAACACCCTGGCGAACGATTTCAGCCTGCCTTCTTCGATGAACTTCTCCGCGGGCATCGGCTGGCAGATCGATTCCAGGTCATCGCTCAACCTGAATTTCGTTCATGACCATTCCACGAAGGAGATTGCCACGCGCGATCTGAACCTGCCAGCCAGCGGTGTGATTACACAACTGGCGGGAGCTGTTCCGACCGGTGGCGTTGTCAGCCGCCCGGTACCTCGCTTCACCACCTTCGGTTCTGTCTATAACAATGGCCAGTCCCGTTACGATGCCCTGGAGCTGCAGTACCGCACGCGACCGAAGTTTCTGGATACGGCTGTCATCTCCTACACCTACTCGCGCAGCATCATTGATGCCTTGACCTATTACTCGCAGTACGTCGGTACGATGCGTACGCCGCAGAACTACTCCTACAACCCGACCGACACGCCGAACAACCTCAGCGTCTCGCTCGCTTCGAAGGAGTTCCTGAAGGGCTTCCGCGTCAGCACCATCTTCCGCGGACTTTCCGGCAGTCCGTTCTCGACGCAGGCGGGCATTGACCTGGATGGCGACGGTATTCCGAACAACGATCGCCCCCTGGGGCTTCCGCAGTATGTGGGACGCGGCGATGTGACCGGGCAACTTGCTCTGATCAACGCGTTCCGTGCGAATCCGTGCCGTTATCTCTACTACTCCACCTCAAGCTGCACCATTGCTGCTTACGGTGGGGGCACCATCCGTCGTGACCAGCTCGTTCCGGATGCAACGCTCACATGGGATGCCCGTATCACCAAGGCCTTCCATTTCGGCGACCACTACCTGGTTGAGGGATTCTTCGAGGGCTATAACCTCGGCAACCATCCCACACGGTATGGGCAGAATGCAAACATGAACTCCACTGCTTACATGCAACCGACGTCGGCCCTGCCTGCCCGTCAGTTGCAGTGGGGTGCTCGCGTCCGCTACTAA
- the ggt gene encoding gamma-glutamyltransferase — translation MKRRHRAALTLGVAAVSLACTAPLVAQDPDGGGGRGRPLPAYRPNVPAIHGIVTAGHPLAASAGLQMLLKGGNAFDAAMAVGTTLNMMEPQMNSIAGNGFMTLYNKKTGKVESLAMAGAAPLALKAEEMTPEALDWGIKAGLPPGNIGGYLVLFQKYGTMSLKDTLAPAIDYAEHGYPMDRTLAAAIAGAQKRLMQAPTSAKLFYPEGKVPKAGDTFKNSDLANTLKKLVEAEQAALKKGKSRQEAIQAAYDRFYKGDIADEFARFFKENGGLITKADMAAVKPEWAEPVHINYRGYDVYSNPASSRGGFELAMALNLVEPYDLAKMGNLSPEALNLEMEAIKVSKADIYHYVADTRTTRVPTAQLLSKQFAAERGKLIQPGKSVAYPSWGELPKDTTQAALEKPKGPLYNDDYEIERDTTSFSIVDPFGNAVACTPTIGGGFGNGVVVGNTGLLLNNGMRLGSSSPYPDNVNYVKPGQRPLLNNAPVIVLKDGKPAFVYGTPGGETIGQTEFEMLVNLIDFKLPVQQAVENPRFAVDAKPNFYKPGSEISITIENRVPAKTMEALKAMGYILKPGGDFTAAVGGMQAVAIDPETGAMTAGADPRRTGYAIGW, via the coding sequence ATGAAACGTCGCCATCGTGCCGCACTTACACTCGGCGTTGCAGCTGTCTCCCTTGCCTGCACTGCTCCGCTCGTAGCCCAGGATCCCGATGGTGGAGGTGGACGCGGACGTCCTCTTCCGGCGTATCGGCCGAATGTTCCTGCCATTCACGGCATCGTCACCGCCGGCCATCCACTCGCAGCCTCCGCGGGTCTGCAGATGCTGCTGAAGGGCGGCAACGCGTTTGATGCGGCCATGGCCGTTGGCACCACCCTGAACATGATGGAGCCGCAGATGAACTCCATCGCTGGCAACGGCTTCATGACCCTCTACAACAAGAAGACCGGGAAGGTGGAGTCGCTTGCCATGGCTGGCGCGGCGCCGCTTGCCCTGAAGGCGGAAGAGATGACTCCCGAAGCTCTGGACTGGGGCATCAAGGCCGGCCTGCCCCCGGGCAACATCGGCGGCTACCTTGTGCTGTTCCAGAAGTACGGCACCATGAGCCTGAAAGACACCCTGGCACCTGCGATTGATTATGCCGAGCATGGCTACCCCATGGACCGCACCCTGGCCGCCGCAATTGCCGGTGCACAGAAGCGCCTGATGCAGGCACCTACTTCAGCAAAGCTCTTCTATCCCGAGGGCAAGGTTCCTAAGGCCGGCGACACCTTCAAGAATTCGGACCTGGCCAACACGCTGAAGAAGCTTGTCGAAGCCGAGCAGGCTGCGCTCAAGAAAGGTAAGTCGCGTCAGGAAGCCATCCAGGCTGCCTATGACCGCTTCTACAAGGGAGACATTGCCGATGAGTTCGCACGCTTTTTCAAAGAGAACGGCGGCCTGATCACCAAGGCGGACATGGCTGCCGTAAAGCCTGAATGGGCTGAGCCCGTACACATCAACTATCGCGGCTACGATGTCTACAGTAATCCTGCTTCCAGCCGCGGCGGCTTTGAGCTGGCCATGGCGCTGAACCTGGTTGAACCTTACGACCTTGCCAAAATGGGCAACCTGAGCCCGGAGGCACTTAACCTGGAGATGGAAGCCATCAAGGTATCGAAGGCCGACATCTACCACTACGTGGCCGACACACGCACCACCAGGGTTCCCACGGCACAGCTCCTCTCCAAGCAGTTCGCCGCAGAGCGCGGCAAGCTGATCCAGCCCGGCAAGTCCGTTGCCTATCCCTCGTGGGGAGAGCTTCCGAAGGACACCACGCAGGCTGCTCTCGAGAAGCCCAAAGGGCCGCTTTACAACGATGACTATGAAATTGAGCGCGATACTACCAGCTTCTCCATCGTCGATCCCTTCGGCAATGCCGTTGCCTGCACGCCCACTATCGGCGGCGGTTTCGGCAATGGTGTCGTCGTGGGTAATACCGGGCTGCTGCTGAACAACGGCATGCGGCTTGGCTCTTCGTCTCCCTACCCTGACAACGTGAATTATGTGAAGCCTGGACAACGTCCGCTGCTGAACAACGCTCCTGTCATCGTGCTGAAAGACGGCAAGCCTGCGTTCGTCTACGGGACTCCCGGTGGCGAGACGATTGGCCAGACCGAGTTTGAGATGCTGGTCAACCTGATCGATTTCAAGCTGCCGGTGCAACAGGCGGTGGAGAATCCCCGATTTGCCGTCGATGCCAAACCGAACTTCTATAAGCCGGGCTCCGAGATCTCGATCACCATCGAAAACCGTGTTCCAGCCAAAACGATGGAAGCTCTGAAGGCCATGGGCTACATCTTGAAGCCCGGCGGTGACTTCACCGCCGCCGTCGGAGGTATGCAGGCCGTAGCCATCGATCCCGAGACGGGAGCCATGACCGCTGGAGCCGACCCTCGCCGCACGGGATATGCCATCGGCTGGTAA
- a CDS encoding outer membrane protein assembly factor BamB family protein has translation MKIVSFAVLAASTLLSAVVSFAQLSPAAPSAANDPVHPQGTNLGIYAFSARCASCHDSHKAGVPDRYELNRFTAEDIFKSVTDGSMKQYAQDLTDIQKRVMAVYVAGRPFGSSPAGDAGNMANRCKATVPKAASREGDWNGWGISLDNARFQQTTSITAENVAKLKLKWAFGFPNGNSAYAQPTVVHGRIFVGADTGYVYALDADSGCIYWSFRANAGVRTAVSVGDGKESRAKQVAYFGDIKGNVYAVDAGTGRKLWMVRADTHPLTRITGAPVLYKGTLFVPIASLEESGGGNANYPCCTFRGSVAAYQAASGKLLWKTHTIAEEPHPVKKTSIGTQLWAPAGAGLWSSPTIDVKRGALYVATGNGYTEPAAPETDAIMAFEMKTGKRLWSRQMLANDHYVRDCPGKYRPNVTLSQKSETCPDTLGPDVDFGNSPILRDLSDGRSLIVIGQKDGNAWALDPDKQGELVWNRQLTASFENGGGGMQWGSAADKKSVYFPVTRGGAKFGMAAVKLATGEVEWRANPPLGAQAPATVIPGVVFSAASAGVLHAYATADGRSLWSFNTSQSFETVNQVEAKGGGMGGASGPVIVGGMLFVTSGSSDLFGGPQRGNVLLAFGLE, from the coding sequence ATGAAGATCGTATCTTTCGCCGTTCTGGCAGCTTCCACGCTGCTCTCTGCCGTCGTGTCTTTTGCGCAGCTGAGTCCTGCCGCGCCCAGTGCCGCGAATGATCCGGTCCATCCGCAGGGAACGAACCTTGGCATCTATGCGTTTTCGGCGCGCTGCGCCTCCTGCCACGACTCTCACAAGGCCGGTGTGCCGGACCGCTATGAGCTGAATCGCTTCACGGCGGAGGACATTTTCAAAAGTGTCACCGATGGATCGATGAAGCAGTATGCGCAGGACCTTACCGATATTCAGAAGCGTGTGATGGCGGTGTATGTTGCGGGGCGTCCGTTCGGGTCCTCTCCCGCAGGCGATGCAGGCAACATGGCGAACCGTTGCAAGGCGACGGTACCTAAAGCTGCATCGCGGGAAGGAGACTGGAACGGCTGGGGCATCAGCCTGGACAATGCTCGCTTCCAGCAGACGACTTCCATTACGGCAGAGAATGTTGCAAAGCTGAAACTGAAGTGGGCCTTTGGATTTCCGAATGGTAACTCGGCCTACGCGCAGCCAACAGTGGTGCATGGCCGTATCTTTGTTGGTGCTGATACGGGTTACGTATATGCGCTCGACGCAGACAGCGGATGCATCTACTGGTCCTTCCGCGCCAACGCCGGCGTGCGTACGGCTGTCTCAGTCGGAGATGGCAAGGAAAGTCGTGCGAAGCAGGTTGCGTACTTCGGCGATATCAAGGGGAATGTCTATGCCGTGGATGCAGGTACCGGCAGGAAGCTCTGGATGGTCCGCGCGGACACGCATCCGCTGACGCGTATCACGGGCGCTCCAGTTTTATACAAGGGCACTCTCTTTGTTCCCATTGCATCGCTGGAAGAGTCAGGCGGCGGCAATGCGAACTATCCGTGCTGCACCTTCCGTGGCTCCGTTGCTGCGTACCAGGCTGCCAGTGGCAAGCTGCTGTGGAAGACTCATACGATCGCCGAGGAACCTCATCCGGTGAAGAAGACCTCCATCGGCACGCAGCTCTGGGCTCCCGCAGGAGCAGGGCTATGGTCTTCTCCAACGATCGACGTGAAACGAGGCGCGCTCTATGTCGCGACGGGTAATGGTTACACTGAGCCGGCAGCTCCGGAGACGGACGCCATCATGGCTTTCGAGATGAAGACCGGCAAGCGGCTGTGGTCGCGGCAGATGCTGGCGAATGACCACTATGTTCGCGACTGCCCTGGCAAATACCGTCCGAATGTGACGTTATCCCAGAAATCGGAGACCTGCCCGGACACGCTTGGCCCGGATGTGGACTTCGGCAACTCGCCCATCCTGCGGGATCTGTCAGACGGTCGCTCGTTGATTGTCATCGGGCAGAAAGATGGCAATGCGTGGGCGCTTGATCCGGACAAGCAAGGGGAGCTTGTCTGGAACAGGCAACTGACCGCCAGCTTTGAGAATGGCGGTGGCGGCATGCAGTGGGGCTCGGCCGCGGACAAGAAGTCTGTCTACTTCCCGGTGACGCGTGGCGGAGCAAAGTTTGGTATGGCCGCCGTGAAGCTGGCAACCGGGGAGGTAGAGTGGCGTGCGAATCCTCCGCTCGGCGCACAGGCTCCGGCAACGGTGATTCCGGGGGTAGTTTTCTCAGCAGCGTCCGCGGGTGTGCTACACGCCTATGCGACAGCCGATGGAAGGTCCCTGTGGAGCTTCAACACCAGTCAGAGCTTTGAGACGGTCAACCAGGTAGAGGCCAAGGGAGGCGGCATGGGTGGAGCTTCCGGCCCTGTGATCGTGGGCGGAATGCTCTTCGTCACTTCGGGGTCGTCCGACTTGTTCGGAGGTCCGCAGCGCGGTAACGTCCTGCTGGCGTTTGGTCTGGAATAA
- a CDS encoding glycosyltransferase family 2 protein, which produces MPKYSVVVPFHNEEESVTALYDRLKAVMEQTGESFELVFVDDGSRDRTYRLLREIAAVDSRVVIVKLRRNFGQTSALAAGFDHSQGDFILSMDGDLQHDPSEIPLFLAKLEEGYDVVSGWRARRLDNMMMRQIPSRIANWAMARLSGVEIHDFGTTFKAYRRELIQSIPLYGEMHRFIPALASWYGASICELPIKISNREHGKSHYGISRTIRVFFDLLTIRFLLKYMTRPLHFFGRIGLLGFVTGGAITLWLLALKVFLHQHVMTAHGPAMAFAGVLVLAGIQMIGIGLLGELQVRHFHSTQHRAPYAVDQVIRSRSSEESLMQ; this is translated from the coding sequence GTGCCTAAGTATTCCGTCGTCGTGCCGTTTCATAATGAGGAAGAGAGCGTCACTGCGCTTTATGACCGCCTGAAGGCGGTGATGGAGCAGACGGGTGAGAGCTTCGAGCTTGTCTTCGTGGATGATGGTTCGCGTGACCGCACCTATCGTCTGCTGCGCGAGATCGCCGCGGTGGACAGCCGCGTGGTGATCGTGAAGCTGCGCCGCAACTTCGGGCAGACCTCCGCGCTGGCGGCCGGCTTCGATCATTCGCAGGGCGACTTCATTCTGTCGATGGATGGCGATCTGCAGCACGACCCCTCGGAGATTCCGCTCTTCCTGGCCAAGCTGGAAGAAGGGTACGACGTTGTCAGCGGCTGGCGCGCCCGCCGTCTGGACAACATGATGATGCGGCAGATTCCGTCGCGCATCGCCAACTGGGCCATGGCGCGGCTCAGTGGTGTGGAGATTCATGACTTCGGCACCACCTTCAAGGCCTATCGCCGCGAACTGATCCAGTCCATCCCGCTCTACGGCGAGATGCACCGCTTCATCCCCGCGCTGGCCAGCTGGTATGGCGCCAGCATCTGCGAGCTTCCTATCAAGATCAGCAACCGCGAGCATGGTAAGAGCCACTACGGCATCTCGCGGACGATCCGTGTCTTCTTTGACCTGCTGACCATCCGCTTCCTGCTGAAGTACATGACGCGTCCGCTGCACTTCTTCGGAAGGATCGGCCTGCTGGGATTTGTGACTGGCGGAGCCATCACGCTGTGGCTGCTGGCGTTGAAGGTCTTCCTGCACCAGCACGTCATGACGGCGCATGGACCTGCCATGGCCTTCGCCGGAGTTCTGGTCCTGGCTGGTATTCAGATGATCGGGATTGGCCTTCTGGGTGAGTTGCAGGTACGTCACTTCCACTCCACGCAGCATCGCGCTCCGTATGCGGTCGACCAGGTTATTCGTTCGCGGTCGTCGGAAGAGTCTCTGATGCAGTAG
- a CDS encoding FliM/FliN family flagellar motor C-terminal domain-containing protein — protein MNDRFHDLRLPMTLCFGTRVMPLGEVLELTQGDVFPLDRMLEEPVRILAGGKEVARGEVVAVDGNYAVRILTTTASETLPTTANE, from the coding sequence GTGAACGATCGCTTTCACGATCTGCGACTGCCCATGACGCTCTGCTTCGGAACGCGCGTCATGCCCCTGGGCGAGGTGTTGGAACTAACCCAGGGAGATGTCTTTCCGTTGGACCGGATGCTGGAAGAACCTGTCCGCATCCTGGCCGGAGGAAAAGAAGTAGCACGCGGAGAGGTGGTGGCTGTGGACGGCAATTATGCCGTCCGCATCCTGACCACTACTGCATCAGAGACTCTTCCGACGACCGCGAACGAATAA
- a CDS encoding FliM/FliN family flagellar motor C-terminal domain-containing protein, which produces MRLALTSGMENVIETGHTATPEPEVAAEQNPAPEEWSYLAQLPVPLAVSIPLPSISLGELMQLAPGQVLVSNFPTNQDVPLVAGELFLAMVDFERAGDQLGVRISGFQMGVQP; this is translated from the coding sequence ATGCGGCTTGCACTTACCAGCGGCATGGAGAACGTCATCGAGACCGGACATACGGCAACGCCCGAACCTGAGGTTGCCGCAGAGCAGAATCCGGCTCCGGAAGAGTGGAGCTACCTGGCGCAACTGCCGGTACCACTCGCGGTCTCGATCCCGCTCCCCAGCATTTCCCTGGGAGAGCTGATGCAGCTTGCACCCGGGCAGGTGCTGGTCAGCAACTTCCCGACGAACCAGGATGTTCCCCTGGTGGCTGGCGAATTGTTTCTGGCGATGGTGGACTTCGAACGCGCGGGCGACCAGCTGGGCGTCCGGATCTCCGGTTTCCAGATGGGAGTTCAGCCGTGA